Below is a window of Lacrimispora xylanolytica DNA.
GTAGCAGCTGAAACAAGGGCAGAGTCTGTGATCTTCACCCCATGGTAGACCTCATACCTTTCTTTTAACCCTCTTAAAATAGAAATGGTATCCTCGACCGTAGGCTCATCTACCATGACCGGCTGGAACCGCCGCTCCAGAGCCGGATCCTTTTCCACGTACTGACGGTATTCGTCAAGGGTCGTAGCTCCAATACAATGCAGCTCTCCTCTGGCCAGCATTGGCTTTAACATGTTTCCTGCATCCATAGAACCTTCTGTTTTACCGGCTCCCACAATGGTGTGAAGCTCATCAATAAAAAGAACAATCTGTCCATCGCTCTTTTTCACTTCGTCAAGTACAGCCTTTAGACGCTCCTCAAATTCGCCTCTGTATTTAGCACCTGCAAGCAAAGCACCCATATCCAGTGCAAACAGTTTTTTATCCTTTAATCCTTCCGGTACATCACCCCGCACAATTCTCTGGGCAAGCCCCTCTACCACTGCAGTCTTACCAACTCCAGGCTCACCAATCAGAACCGGATTGTTTTTTGTCTTTCTTGATAAAATACGGACTACATTTCGAATCTCGCTGTCCCTGCCAATGACAGGATCCAGTTTCTGATCCCTTGCCCGCTCTACCATGTCATACCCATATTTATTAAGGGTATCGTAGGTGGATTCGGGATTATCGCTCACCACCCGCTGGTTTCCCCTGACAGTGGAAAGCGCCTGTAAAAAGCTTTCCCTAGTAATTGCGTAACTTCTTAACAGCTCTTTCACCGCTCTTGATGGCAGCTTTAAAATGGCAAGGAATAAATGCTCGACTGAGACATATTCATCTCCCATTCCCTTTGCCTCATCCTCAGCACTGATTAAAACCTTATTTAAATCATTGCTGATATAGAGCTGACCTCCGCTAACTTTAGGAAGCTTTTGAATCGCTTGAACCGTCTCATTTAAAAACTGTTCTTTTTGTATGTTCATTTTCGTAATAAGCTTTAAGATCAGGCTGTCTTCAATGGTAAGAAGGCTGTAGAGCAAATGCTCCTGCTCGATTTGCTGGTTTCCATATTCGTAGGCAAGCTTCTCGCAGCTTTGTACCGCTTCCATGGATTTTTGTGTGAATTTATTAATGTTCATAATAGCTTCCTCCTCTTTCCCGACATAAATAGAAGCATTGTTTTTTGTTCTATATGTAATATAACAGACCATTTTAAAGGTGTCAAGATATTTTCCGCAAAAATCGAAAGGATTTCAGTCGAAAACCTTACGGTTCACTAACCTGCATTGTATTTTATACTTTCATCACTTATAATCGTAAATAATAATACTATTATTACAAAAGTCAGGAGGTTACTGTCCTTATGAAAACAATTAAACGCCAGCTTATTATGCGCTCCATTGTGGCAATGACCGCCCTATTTTTATTTCTCCTTGCAGGCTCCAGCCATACCTTGAGCTTTGCCCATACAAAGGATGAATCCGTTTATATCTCGGGCCAGTGGGTCGAGGATGAAGTGGGCTGGCGTTTTGTCAATCATTGGAATTCTTCTTCCCCAGCAGGTACCTGGGCAGAATATCAAGGATATTCCTATTATTTTATGGACAATGGATACATGGTCACCGGTTGGAAATATTTAAACAACCACTGGTATTTCTTTAACAAAGACAAAGGCAAGCAGGAAGGCTCTATGGTAATCGGCTGGGTATACGATCCTGATTATAACGGTTGGTTCTATACCAACGAGTATGGTATCCTGTCTACCGGCTGGCATCGTATCAGCGGATCCTGGTACTATTTTAACCAGAATCAGGACGGAGTACTCGGACTTATGGCTACCAACCGAATGGTGGAAGGATCTTACGTGGATGCCAATGGCCGTATGAATGAGGTTCGGTGATAGTCTGTTACGCAATCTGTTACGGTAGCCGAAATGAATGGGTTTCTAATTCTATAATAAAAAAGACTGCTGAAAGTAAATATTTATACTGGAGCTTGCATGAAATATCTGCAATTAAGCTCTGGCATTCATATTACTTCAGCAGTCTTTTTGTTATTCAAATGGGTAACGTAATCCCCACTGGTTTCTAAGCTCGTCCATGATCTTCATAATATCAAGGGTCGTCTTATGAGGCATCTGCGGACATTCTGTCCAGCCATTTTTTATAGCTTCCGCACTTGCCGTAATCTGATATTCATATCCTGAGATTTGCTCAGGTCTTTCATGGGTCTCAATCACTTTTCGGTCCTTATCGTAAACCTTGATGGACTCAAAATTATTGATATTTTCAATCACCATATACCCTTTTGTTCCATAAATAATACCCTGACGGTCTGAGAGGACCTGCAAAGAGCTGTTTAAGATGGCCATTTTCCCGTCGGGATAGCAAAGTGTAATGCTGTTTTGTGCATCCACTCCGGTTTCAGTCTTTATTACACTGGATTTTATATCTGTAACCTCATCACCAAAAATGAGAGAAGCAAAATTTAAAGTATATACGCCTACATCAAGCAGCGCACCTCCGGCAAGCTCAGGCTTTATCAGACGGGGCTTATCAGAAACCAGATAGCAGAGATTGGCCGTAAGTGTCATAGGCTCCCCGATAACACCAGAATTCAGGACCTCTTTAATGGTCTTAGCCATTGGCATATATCGCACCCACATGGCTTCTGTAATCAGGAGCTTTTTATCTTCTGCCATAGCAATCATTTCTTCCGCCTGTGCCACATTGGCTGCAAAGGACTTTTCACAAAGAACATGCTTGCCGTTTTCCAGACATAGCTTTGCATGATTGCAATGTTCTGAATGAGGCGTTGCAATATAGACCAGCTCAATTTCCGGATCTTTTACCATCTCCTCATAAGTACCGTAAGCCTTTTTAATGGAGAAACGTTCTGCGAACTCCTGGGCTTTTTCCAAACTTCTGGAAGCAATACCAACAAGTTCAACATCAGGCATTCTTACCATCGTATCAGCTAATACAGAGGCAATTCTTCCTGCTCCTATAATTCCAATTTTTAATGTATCCATAGCTTTGACCTCCTTGTATTTTTAACTATACAATTGCTAATCATTAGTATAGCATAACAAGGCAGCCTGTACAATCATTCGTTCCATCGATCCATAGCAGGTAGACAAGGTGATTAAACCATCCTTGGTAGTGGGCAAATAAGACGTTTCATACATGGAGCTTTTTTTCATCTTACAGATAAATTCTGTTTTTTCCGAGGGTCGTAAAAATTCTGTTTCATAGCATTGAAGATCAGTTTCATTTCTGAGTTGGATAGAATAAATAATTGCCTTATACCATTTCCCGTTGTAATGTAGTTGAATGCTACTGTGAGCTTTATAAAATCCCGGTTTCATATATCGCTTTAAGTCTGCAAACATGGTTCCGTCCTTCATATTATGACCGAATATTACCGTATTCCCATCTCCTGGTTCCGGCGCGTCTTCTTGAACAAATAAGCAGCCACTTGGGTTTTTAGTTCGCATAAAGGTGTGATTTAAGTAGTAACCAGGCTGTTGGTTTCTTGCTACCGGATAATCAATAGACGTCCCCGGTATGGATAACCACATGAGGTAATCTGGATTGATTTCAATAGGTGATTTATAACTGGATTTTATATTAGTGGTTGATTTTTTATTGTCAGATTGAGTGCTCCAAATGACTTGGTTCAGATTTGCGTATTCTTTATTGGAGGACATATATAGATTTGCTCCATTGGTCAGTATTATTGCCGATATAAGAAATACAGAAAACCAGAATGCTAAGAGGCATACTTTTAGCGGTCTGAGATTTTTGACTAAATGCAATAGCTTGGGATTTAAAAATTGGATTTGATAGTTTCTTTTATATTGGTTTCTTTTATATTGGTTTTTCTTATGTTCTTTTGGAATCTCTATTTGACTCTCCTTTCGACTTTTTAACCTTTTTTGATCTTTTTGAATCATATATGATTTTCTTTTTTATTTTTAGCTTTCCTTAATCCGCTTACTCTCCTTACTCTATTTTATCTGTTTATTCTCTTATTCCTACTATTTTTGATTATTTTTTTGCTCTTTGTTACTCTCTTTGGTTCTTTCTATGATGCTCTTTTTAATTCTCTTTTAGCTTTCCTGTTCGATCTTTTGTTTGGCATTCTGTTTGATGCTCCCCGAAGGGAGCATTGTTTATTTACTTGTAGTTCCAATCACGTTTTCTGTTTGGCCTTTTTTGTTCTTTTTTTGTTTTCCTATCTTCAATGTAATAATTGTACCTGTCAGGCTGATGAATACCCCCATGGTCCAAATGAGAAAAGAAAAATGATCTCCCGTTTTCTCCCCTTTTATCTTTCCTTTTTTACCATAAATCAGTTCCAGCCAGGAAGGATTTAAGGGGACTTTTTGATAAAAGGCAGTAACTTTACCAACTTTTGAAGGCTCATTGGGTGGATCTGGCTGGGGTGGTGGTGGTAATGGTATTGGATCTCCTCCCGTTTTTCCCGGAGTTTTTAAATCTGTCATGAATACATCAGCAACTATATTGGCTCTTGGTACACTAAATTCAACCGGTTCAGAAAATTGATATCCCTCAGGAGGTTCTATTTCTTTAAGTATGTATTTTTCTCCTGCTTCCAGCTGCCCTTCTATTATGGTTTCTGTTGGTCCTGTTGTAAAATCAGGTATTATAACTTTCCCTTGCATGTTTACGATTCGAAGTACAGCGCCTTTAAGCTGCCTTCCTTTTGAATCTACCTTATGTATTTTAATTTTTGTTGTATCATTGACCATTTCTACTGGTGTGATTTCATTTTGCATCTCTACAGTAAATAAGACAGATTCTGCGTACGCATATCCTTTTTGAGGCTTATCTTCACATAGAAAATATGATTCTCCTGCTGCCAGCTTTCCAAATATATGATGAGGTTCTTGAGTCGATATCCACCGCTCTATGATTGCACCATTTTGATCTCTTATACTCATTAGATTACCTGGGAGTTCATTTTGATCCTTGATAGATTTTTTAGATAATATTACATGAGTCTCATCATTAACCATTAAAACCTCATCGAATTTTCCGTCCAAGCTCACTGTAAAGGGAACATCTTCTCCATAGGAATAACCCTTTGCAGGTTTTACCTCATGAATCCAGTATTGATGACCAGCTAATAGCTGACCTTTTATTACCTTCATCTCTTCTGTTGTTGTAAAAATCAGCTCCTCACCTATTTTATAAGTATCTGAATTTCTAATGGCTTTTGCTGGAGATTTGTCTTCATTTAATATCTGAAGAATATTACCTGGTAAGAGATACTCGGCTTCCGATGGAGTTCCATTTGCATGCGCTCTTGCTGTTTTCTTTATGAAAATTGTTGTCTTCTTATCCTTCATTGTTACCGTAAGCTTCGTTGGCTCTCTGGGGACCATAAACTCTATTTTCTCACTATAAGCATATCCCGCAGGGGGCTCCTCTTCTATCAATTCATAGGATTTTCCGGCAATGAGCTGCCCCTTTATTAGGATTTGTTGCCCTTCAAATGTAAAAGACTTTATGAGTTTCCCGGTATCTTTCTCCAAGAGGGTAAAGCGGCCTCCAGATAATATCGTTCCTGTCTCTTCATCTGTTTTTTGAATATACACTTCAGTCTGCTTATCTTCCATAACAATGGTTTCTGAAATACCAGCATTATCAGCTATAAAAAGTATATCATTTTCATAGGAGTAACCATCTGGAGCTATATCCTCACGGACAATATACGGCTGACCTGAATTTATCAATTGAGAGGGTATTTCCACTAATTTTGCTTCTGTCATTGTAAATTCATACAAAACCTTATTACTAATGGCATCAATGAGGCTATAATGTCCGCCTGTTATGATTTGTCCAGTCTCTCTGCTAACTTTAAGAAAATTTAATTTCACTGGACGATCTTCCAGATCCAGATTATCAACCATTCCCAGATTATTTATGGTGAATCTATATATTCCACTTGTATTACTGTTTTTATCGCTGTATTCAGTAGTCTCTGTAAGACAATAGTTACCCCCTGCTGTTAGAATTTCACGAATAGTATAATCATCTCTGTTATTTATAAAGACAGCATTCTGTAACGTCTTTTGTATCTCTCCAGATCTGATTTCTCCTTCCAGTTCGTAATCGTCTGCTGGTTCCTGTCTGATTTCGTATCTGGTTCCGTATGGGAGTCCGGTAAATGTTATATATCCATCTCCTGAAAGAGTAATGGTTCCTTCTCCCTTGATTCGTCCCTCTAAGGAACCTTTAAATGCCTGATAACCAGATAAAATTGCTCCATTCTGGTCTGTAAGCCTTACGCGGTATGTAAATGTATCCGGTTGGTTCGCAGCGTGCCCCGCACTACTGGGTATTCCGGTACCTGTTAGCTTATTTATAATGGTGATTGATCCATCTGGTACAATCGGATTTGACAGGACACTACGTTTTGATACGGCATTTACTCTTGTTTCAAACCATGCTTTTGCTTGTGATCCTGTCTCACCGTTTACAACTACAACTACGTCTACCGTTCCGCTTTCATGGGCAGCTACATCGGTAAGATTCCACGTGATAATGCCATTCCGCTCCGTTCCATAGTCCGTGGATCTTAAATATTCCAGTCCATCTGTTAGAACTGCTTTTATGTGAACATCGGTCGGTTTGTCATAGGTGTTTGTATATGTGATAGAATATTTTATAACACTTCCTGTCTTGACAGCTCCATGATTCGCTCCAATGCTGCTAGTTACCTTGGCGATTGGAACTTCCTTGATTACCGGATTTAAAATCGTGTAATCGTGATTATCATTATTCACCGCCCAGCTTGCCAGGATGTTCCCATTCCCATCCTTTAATTCCTGTCTGGTTCCCAGATACGTCCGGGAAGGGAGGGTATAATCCCCATTTTCATTGAAGTAGATTCGCCTGGTTTCCTTAAATGATTTTTCTGACCTTCCATCGGAATATTTGGTATACTCTGTAATCTCATACAAGTGGCCTTCTGTAATGCCGTCCCTTACTGTTACTCTTTGATTTTCTCCAGTTCCGATTAAGGCTGGCAATTCATAGCCAGTGTCAAGGTCCTTTATCACGGTATATACTTTTACGGGCACCCGGCCAGTTATGGTAAGTGCTTCAATGGCTCCGTTATCGCTGGCCAGTTTTAATACATTGAAATTATTGGATACATTTTTGATTCCCGTTCCAGCTTTATTTACCGTAAAGATCACTGGTTTTGATAGCGCATATCCAGCTGGAGCTTTTAACTCCTCCATGATGTAGACCTGGTTTGCTTTAAGTTTTTTCTTTAAGATAAAACCATTCTCTCCGGAAACAACCGTTGCAATGGCCCCTCCGTTCTTTTGATATTCTCCATCTACCACGGCTGCCTCATAAACAGCAATCTCTGCCCCCTTTACGGCTATACCGGTATTAAAGTCCGTTTTTCTAAACTGGATCTCTGTAGGGTTGTTTAGTACCTCATAGCTGTATTTCACTTCCGTTCCACTCTCTGCCCCATCAAACTGGAACTTTTTCACTCCTGCGGTGATCTGATAATAATCAGGAGGAGAGATTTCTTCTACGGTGTAAGTGTAGGCTTTTATGGTTCCATCTGTCTGAACCTTTCCCACTGGAAGATCTCTCAAAACGGCGTTTCCTTTGGTGCCGGTTGTCATATACCAGATAACTCCTGTTTCCTGGTTTGTCACTTTAAATCTGGCATTTTCTAAGCCTTCTGTGGTGTCGGAAGCCTTTTTATTGATTTCCAATGCTCCAACGGTGGGATAATTAGTGAAATGATAAACCGGAATCTTTTCTGCTCCCACTTCGATTTTCACTGGATCTGCTTTCTGCATATAAGCCGGTGGGGTGACTTCCAAAATATAGTAGGTTCCGTATGCGACCTTACTGATCCGGTGGGGCTTTAGATCTCCCACTTGGAATCCGTCTATGATTTTGTCGTTAAATTGATCTTCTTTGGTATAGCGTCCGTCTAATCCGGAGATCCAGGTCTCTACAAAGTGGTTTTCATCCTTTATAAAGTTTCCGTCTTCATCAGCCCGATATAGGGCAAGTTCTGCCCCTTCGGCTGCATACTGATCGGTTCCATCTGTGACAACTTTTAAGACATTGATGAACTTCTCCTCATTTTGTAAGCTAACTCGTTGTACGGCTCCTGTTTCCGTTAAGGTGATTGCTTTTGGATCAGCTGGTTCGAATCCATCCGGAACCTTTTCTTCCACCAGGACATAGGCTCCTATTTTTTTACCGTTTGCTTCTACATTCAAAGGGAGATAATCAAAACGGTGCATTCCCTCTAATGTGTCATAGGATTTTATACCGTCATATTCCTTATAGTTGAACTGGTATTCAAAGATCAAAGGAAGCTTTCCATCCGTATCCAAAACACCATTTGTCACGTTCCGGTAAATGGTGATCCGGATTGCTGCCCCTGTGTCGGTTGTCCAGGTCTGAGTCATGCTCTCTCCCTTTCCGGTTGAGATGCTCCCGGTCCGTTCCGCACTCCGCATTCCGCTTTTGGTGTACCAGGTAAGATAGGTAAGTTCCTCTCCCTTTTCCCGGTAAGCAGCCTCAAAGTCTGTTAAAAAGCTTGATTTATTATCCGTTATACCTAAGAAGCTTTTTATACGGTCCGCAAACTTCGTACTCTTTTCTGTCAGCTCTGTATAATCGCTTAGATTGTCTGTAGTCCATTCCCCTACTTTTTTTGACTCATCGTACTGAGGTTTTCCCCCTTCCATTAAAATAGTTCCATCTTGACCTGTCTTTGCTTCATAAAGGGTAAGTCCTGCAGCGTGATCATTTGGTAACAGCGACTTATTTCCTTTACTGTCTAAATAGTATTTATAGATTTCCAGCTTGGTATGATCATTGGTCAGGTCAAAGGTCTGAATGTCACCAGCTGCTTTCACGGTAATCTCCATGGAAGTTCTGGCATATCCACTTGCTGCCTCCGTTTCTTCAAGGATATAGTCTCCAGCCGGGATGCCTTCAAAATACTTGGCTTTCCCATCCGTGATCCAGTCGGCTACAATACGCACCGGTGCATTATCTTCCGTATTTTCTACGGTCCACTCAGCCGGTTTGTCTTCTGCTTTTACCAGATAATAACCTTTGGGATAGGTGTTACTGTCGGTGGTGGAAACTCTCTTCGCTTTATAAAGCACCAGGTGCGCCCCTGTGATCTGCTGATAGCTGTAAGTGCCTTTGGGTTCCGTTACTATTAGAGAAGACTTATAGTCTGACCCTTGGTCATAGTCACTGATCACTGGAATCCGGTACTGACTAGAGGAATCGGTTTTCGTAATCTCCACTTTAATCTTTGGATCTTCCATAGAAGCGGTCTGCACCTCTCTATGTTCCGTTACGGTAATTCCCTGGGGGAAGCCTTTTTGATAGCCGGAAGGGGCCTTTACCTCTTCCATGATGTACGTTCCTGGAATCACACGCTTTAACATATCTGCCTGTCCCACGGATTTTTCGGATTGGAACGGATCATTGGGATAGGTTTCTCCAGTGATCCAGGTATTTTCCATGATCCAGGCTTCTCCCTGGCGGTAGTAGAGCTTCGGATCATCGGTGATATCCTCATCTTCACCAATGGCATCTCTTTCGGCCTTATGATTGATCCGGTAAGCGACCCGGTTAAAAGCCTCCAAGAGATCATCGTATTTGTATCTCACATAATCCCCGTCAATGTCATAAATAGGATCTCCCTTTTTATAGGTTTCATTGGATTTTTGATAATACTCCGGTAGGCCATGGCTGTTAAATACCGGATTCATGCTCTTTTGAAAGGTGTTCCCCTGGTATGTTCCAGTGGTGTACTCCTGGTCGGTATCTGCATTCATGGTAGCAATCCGGAAGGTTCTTATCTTTTCCCTGGCTATAATAGCCCCAGTTTTATTTTTTGAAAGCTTTACCGGCCATACCATAAGCTTGTTGTTATCTTTGGGGTCTGTTTCGCTACTCCGGGTATAGGCCATTCCGGTGCTAGGATTAACAAATGCATCCCGGTTCCCTTCGGAATCCAGATGGTAAAGTGTTGTTTCAGACGGTAGGGTAAGGAGCTTGTCTGCCTTTGTATAGCGGACCTTGGTTAGATCTCCCCCAGCCAGTTCAAAGACTGGGTTTCCTGCCTTTAACACAAAGATGGATTCCCGGTTCTTTACAGATACCTTATTGCTGTTCCTGTCATAACCATATACAGTCCCATCAGCCCCAGCCTCTGTAACCGTAAGATCTGCCAGAGAATAAAAGAGTATGTCGGTATCTTCCCGGTCAACGGTCTGATACGTCCAGGTTCCTTCTCCGGTCTCTCCCAAAAGGCTTCCTTCCTGGTCCTGCTTGTTAATAAATTCTACGGTAGTCCCAGCGTATCCTTTTTTCACTATTATGGATTGGACGTTGTTGTTACGGTCCCTGGTCACTTCCACGCCGTCATACCCGTAATCTCCACTATCTCCGTTCTCTTTAACCTCAATGGCATCGTATAGCGCCATTTTTGCTCCAGCTGCGTAGCGGTTCTTATCGTCA
It encodes the following:
- a CDS encoding class B sortase — translated: MIQKDQKRLKSRKESQIEIPKEHKKNQYKRNQYKRNYQIQFLNPKLLHLVKNLRPLKVCLLAFWFSVFLISAIILTNGANLYMSSNKEYANLNQVIWSTQSDNKKSTTNIKSSYKSPIEINPDYLMWLSIPGTSIDYPVARNQQPGYYLNHTFMRTKNPSGCLFVQEDAPEPGDGNTVIFGHNMKDGTMFADLKRYMKPGFYKAHSSIQLHYNGKWYKAIIYSIQLRNETDLQCYETEFLRPSEKTEFICKMKKSSMYETSYLPTTKDGLITLSTCYGSMERMIVQAALLCYTND
- a CDS encoding glucan-binding protein yields the protein MKTIKRQLIMRSIVAMTALFLFLLAGSSHTLSFAHTKDESVYISGQWVEDEVGWRFVNHWNSSSPAGTWAEYQGYSYYFMDNGYMVTGWKYLNNHWYFFNKDKGKQEGSMVIGWVYDPDYNGWFYTNEYGILSTGWHRISGSWYYFNQNQDGVLGLMATNRMVEGSYVDANGRMNEVR
- a CDS encoding Gfo/Idh/MocA family protein → MDTLKIGIIGAGRIASVLADTMVRMPDVELVGIASRSLEKAQEFAERFSIKKAYGTYEEMVKDPEIELVYIATPHSEHCNHAKLCLENGKHVLCEKSFAANVAQAEEMIAMAEDKKLLITEAMWVRYMPMAKTIKEVLNSGVIGEPMTLTANLCYLVSDKPRLIKPELAGGALLDVGVYTLNFASLIFGDEVTDIKSSVIKTETGVDAQNSITLCYPDGKMAILNSSLQVLSDRQGIIYGTKGYMVIENINNFESIKVYDKDRKVIETHERPEQISGYEYQITASAEAIKNGWTECPQMPHKTTLDIMKIMDELRNQWGLRYPFE